The region AGACACGCTCATCAATCGTTTAAATAGTATAAAAAATAACCTAGTTCATTTATCTGAAATTCAAATTTCTGAAAGCAAACATTTAACAGGTTTAGCTCAAAAATCTTTAGACACTAATAATTTAATGTCTAATTTAGAAATTGGTTTCATCGTCTTAATAGGCTTACTACTGCAATACACCATATTTTACAGAGTAAAAAAATCAAAAAATACGGGTCATGAATAAAACCGAAGCTGCCTTAAAAGAACGTATAAAAGAATTAACTTGTTTATATGAAGTTTCGTCTATTATTAGCGATGCCGCAGATCAAGGTATTGAAGAGGCTTTAAGAGCCATTGTATTTAGTATAAAAAAAGGATTTCAATTTCCGTTAGGTACCCATGTTACCATTAACACAGATACATTTAATATTTCTACGACAGAAAAAATTAATAAAAGTGTTAGTATCAGTGCTAAAATTAACGTTTTTAAAAAAATTAAAGGAACGCTGTTTGTTTGTTTAGCTCCAAATACATATACCAAAAAAGATTTTTTGAGCGAAGAGCAATTATTAATAGACAATATTGCCATAAAAGTGGGTAGTTTTTTAGAGCGAATAGAAATTCAAAAAAATGAAACCTCACTAAAACGACAAATGGAACATGCAGACCGTTTAAGTATTGTTGGAGAAATAACAGCAGGCATAGCGCATGAATTAAATACACCTTTGGCTAATATTTTAGGATTTGCAGAACTATTAAAGAATGATTTGCAAGAAGAAAATAGCGATGTAGATACCATTATAGAAAATGCTATTTATTCTAGAGAGGTTGTAAAAAAACTCATGTTTTTTTCTTGTAAAATGCCTCAAGAAATGGAACTCATAAATTTTGTGCCCATTATTAAAAATGCCGTTAAATTATTAGATGCAACCTTTAGAAAAGAAGACGTACAATATTTTATACACATAAAAGAAGAAGAACTTTGGCTAAAAGCAGATTCTATTCAGCTTACGCAAATCATCTTTAATCTTTTAATGAATGCTATTTATTTTTCTCCAAAGAAAGGCCATGTAACCATAGAAGCCCACAAAACTAAAAAAAATATTGTTTTAAAAATTTCTGATGAAGGAAAAGGACTCACAGAAGAAGATTTGTCTAAAATTTTTCAACCTTTTTTCACAACAAAACCTATAGGCGATGGTTCTGGTTTAGGCTTAAGTGTTGTGCATGGTATTGTATCTTCTCATAGGGGAAATATAAGTGCAAAAAACAATAAAATGAAAGGCGCTGTTTTTACAGTAGTACTGCCAATAAATTGATGTTAAGAATATGCAATTACGTAAAGAAAATATTTTAGTAGTAGATGATGATATTCATATTTTAGAACTCTTACAGCGTCATTTACAATCGTGGAATTATCATGTTTATAAAGCTATTTCAGTAAAAGAGGCCGTAGAAATTTTAAGAAATACTCAAATAGATTTATTAATAACAGATTTAAAAATGCCAGAAATAGGCGGATTTGAGTTGATTCAATTTGTCTCTGAAAATTATCCGGAAATACCAAAGCTAATTGTTACCGGATTCCCTTCGGTACAAGATTCTTTAGTGGCTATAAAGTCTGGTGTAGTAGATTATTTAACAAAACCATTTACAAAAGATGAATTAATGGCTGCGGTTGATAAATCAATGAATTCCAAAAATGAATTGACCATTCCTTCAACTAATTTAAAACAAGCAGGTAAAAATTCTTATGGAGAAATTATCGGTAATTCAGAAAAAATTAATGATGTTATTCAAATAATTGAAAGAGTAAAAAATAATAAAGCTACTATTTTTATAAAAGGAGAAAGTGGTACAGGAAAAGAGTTAGTTGCGCGTGCTATTCACTATCAAGGTAAATATGCTAGAGCTCCTTTTATTGCAGTAAATTGCGGCGGTATTCCTGATAATTTATTAGAAGCAGAATTGTTTGGCTATACAAAAGGGGCCTTTACAGGCGCAGATAAAGTAAGAGACGGTTTTTTTCAGGCAGCAAACGGAGGCACTATTTTTCTAGATGAAATTGGTAATGCTCCTAAATCTGTTCAAACAAGATTATTAAGGGTTTTACAAGAAAAAGAAGTCGTAAAAGTCGGTGCTCAAAAACCAGAAAAAATTGACATAAGAATTGTAACCGCAACCAATAGTAATCTTCGAGAAATGATTAAAAACGATACTTTTAGAGAAGATTTATTTTATAGACTTACCGTTGTGGAAATTGAAGTAGCTCCTTTGAGAGATCGGAAAGAAGACATTCCTTTACTAGTAAATAAATTTTTATATAAATATGGACTTGAATATAAAGATAGGTTTATAAAAATAGCTCCAGAGGCCTCTAAAGTTTTAGAGCGTTATAGTTGGCCCGGTAATATTCGTGAACTCGAAAATGTAATTCAAAGAGCTGTAATTATGTGCGATCGAATTATTGAGATAAAACACCTTCCAGATTCTTTAAAAATTAATATCGATTTTTCTAGTGATGCATTAGTTTCTCTTAAAGAAATAGAAAAACAACACATCCAAAAAATATTAAATGCTACAAATAATAACAAAACAAAAGCTGCTAAAATTCTAGGTATTACTAGAAAAACACTTCGACAAAAACTAGACAATTAAAACGGTTCTTAAATACCCTATCGGGTAATTATTACACACTTTTTATTAAACTAAAACTCCTTAATAATTAATTAAAGTACTTCAATTCAAATAGTTAATGCTTTAATTTAAAAAAAATATTTCTTTGGCACATACATTGCTCTTATAATTGTAGTAATTAAAGTATAATGTATAATTTAAATAATTTTAAAATGAAGAAATATTTAATAACAACTGTTATTGCATTCATCACTATTTTTAGTGTAACTGCACAAGAATCAAATGGAACCTTAAAAATAGGAGATCTTTTAGAAATTGTAAAACCTTCAGGAAATGAATTTAAGCATATTAATTTTCCGAAGAAAAATTTTATTATTAAAAGAGGAGGCATCGCCAGTAACAAATTAGTAAAAGGAGAAAAAGTAGTAGTTACAAAAATTACCAAAGAAAAAAATGGTGGTACTATCATTAGCATAAAACAAGAGGATGGTGGTCGATTTTATAATGCGATACCGAGTGTTACTGTAAATTTTGAAGATGCTCTAAAATCTGGAGAAATTAAATTCGTGAAAAGTTAGTGCGTTCATTTTTATGTTTAATAAATTATAAACCTTAGCAGTTAAATTGCTAAGGTTTTTTTTTGTAGCAAGATTAATGTTTGCGATGAGTAATACCATTTTAGACCTATAATGCCGCAATAAATCGTTGCTTTTTCGCTTACTTTTTATTAAAAAAAATTACCGTAACGAAGGCTAAGCCAATTCTTTTTTAATTTTAATAAATCAAAAAATAATTCAATTTATGTAGACTGAATCATACCTATAAATGATATAATTGGTTGTTTAAAATAAGAATATATTCTACTCTAGACTACAAATCTCTTCCTCAATTTTAGTTCAATCTAAAAAATAACATCAAATTTATTAGGCAGTTCATTTTTACTTCGAACCGTGATTTTCGCAAAACATAGCAATGTTTTACCTGTTTTACATCCTTTAAAATCCTAAACATACATCTAAATTATGGATTTCATCAAAGAGTATTAGACTAATTCTGTATTGAAATGACCTTAATAAAACGCCCTTTTTTCCTTTCTATTTCAATATGACAAGAAACCGTAACAAATGCTATTTTCTATTTTTCT is a window of Polaribacter litorisediminis DNA encoding:
- a CDS encoding sigma-54-dependent transcriptional regulator, which produces MQLRKENILVVDDDIHILELLQRHLQSWNYHVYKAISVKEAVEILRNTQIDLLITDLKMPEIGGFELIQFVSENYPEIPKLIVTGFPSVQDSLVAIKSGVVDYLTKPFTKDELMAAVDKSMNSKNELTIPSTNLKQAGKNSYGEIIGNSEKINDVIQIIERVKNNKATIFIKGESGTGKELVARAIHYQGKYARAPFIAVNCGGIPDNLLEAELFGYTKGAFTGADKVRDGFFQAANGGTIFLDEIGNAPKSVQTRLLRVLQEKEVVKVGAQKPEKIDIRIVTATNSNLREMIKNDTFREDLFYRLTVVEIEVAPLRDRKEDIPLLVNKFLYKYGLEYKDRFIKIAPEASKVLERYSWPGNIRELENVIQRAVIMCDRIIEIKHLPDSLKINIDFSSDALVSLKEIEKQHIQKILNATNNNKTKAAKILGITRKTLRQKLDN
- a CDS encoding sensor histidine kinase, which translates into the protein MNKTEAALKERIKELTCLYEVSSIISDAADQGIEEALRAIVFSIKKGFQFPLGTHVTINTDTFNISTTEKINKSVSISAKINVFKKIKGTLFVCLAPNTYTKKDFLSEEQLLIDNIAIKVGSFLERIEIQKNETSLKRQMEHADRLSIVGEITAGIAHELNTPLANILGFAELLKNDLQEENSDVDTIIENAIYSREVVKKLMFFSCKMPQEMELINFVPIIKNAVKLLDATFRKEDVQYFIHIKEEELWLKADSIQLTQIIFNLLMNAIYFSPKKGHVTIEAHKTKKNIVLKISDEGKGLTEEDLSKIFQPFFTTKPIGDGSGLGLSVVHGIVSSHRGNISAKNNKMKGAVFTVVLPIN